The Nocardioides humi genome includes a region encoding these proteins:
- a CDS encoding crotonase/enoyl-CoA hydratase family protein, producing the protein MTERRFTVGRDGAVATVGLAGPGGKAVMDEAFFAELAQTFAELDADDAVRAVVLAGAGKHFSYGLDLAAAAQTFAPLRAATHAGARQELLALIRRWQAALDVVASLRKPTVAAVTGWCIGGGVDLAVACDVRIASADAVFSVREAKVGIVADLGSLQRLVGVIGDGHLRELALTGDDVDAARAAQIGLVNHVHPTAEEARAAAAELAARMAANSPLVLRGIKDVLDAERGPRVEAGLRYTAVWNSAFLLSDDLDEAMLAFLERRPPEFTGR; encoded by the coding sequence ATGACGGAGCGACGGTTCACCGTCGGCCGCGACGGCGCCGTCGCCACGGTCGGCTTGGCCGGTCCCGGTGGCAAGGCGGTGATGGACGAGGCGTTCTTCGCCGAGCTGGCGCAGACCTTCGCCGAGCTCGACGCCGACGACGCCGTCCGGGCGGTCGTGCTCGCCGGCGCGGGCAAGCACTTCTCCTACGGACTCGACCTGGCCGCCGCCGCGCAGACCTTCGCCCCGCTGCGGGCCGCCACCCACGCCGGCGCCCGCCAGGAGCTGCTGGCGCTGATCCGGCGCTGGCAGGCCGCCCTCGACGTCGTCGCGAGCCTCCGCAAGCCCACGGTCGCCGCCGTCACCGGCTGGTGCATCGGCGGCGGCGTCGACCTCGCGGTCGCCTGCGACGTCCGGATCGCCTCCGCCGACGCGGTCTTCAGCGTCCGCGAGGCCAAGGTCGGGATCGTCGCCGACCTCGGCAGCCTCCAGCGCCTCGTCGGCGTCATCGGCGACGGCCACCTCCGCGAGCTCGCCCTCACCGGCGACGACGTCGACGCCGCCCGCGCCGCGCAGATCGGCCTGGTCAACCACGTCCACCCCACCGCCGAGGAGGCGCGCGCCGCCGCGGCCGAGCTCGCCGCCCGGATGGCCGCCAACTCCCCGCTGGTGCTGCGCGGCATCAAGGACGTCCTCGACGCCGAGCGCGGCCCTCGCGTCGAGGCCGGGCTGCGCTACACCGCCGTGTGGAACTCGGCCTTCCTGCTCAGCGACGACCTCGACGAGGCGATGCTGGCGTTCCTCGAGCGACGCCCGCCGGAGTTCACCGGCCGCTAG
- a CDS encoding SDR family NAD(P)-dependent oxidoreductase, which produces MTAPPAPRAQRRAIVTGAGPGSIGRAVADALVADRWDVVVTTRTERPESHAWHPLDLADRSSVAAFAQWYAERSDCFDLLVNSAGVHLDLGSRWRTPQLVDGHEIHWRTNYLGTVQLTAALLPALLRSPAPCVLHVVSQLHERGTTDQLLGQPVRYDSWASYGTSKLGLVHHAALLAQRYGDRGLRALSVHPGAVSTNIANRGLETRPLLRRLRNLGRPLERRMLMSPAASATHLVRLATDPDAESGYYHKGRRAAPSAAAEDLQARATLAAVTEEWLAAR; this is translated from the coding sequence GTGACCGCCCCGCCCGCTCCCCGTGCCCAGCGTCGCGCCATCGTGACCGGCGCCGGGCCGGGCTCGATCGGCCGGGCCGTCGCCGACGCGCTCGTCGCCGACCGATGGGATGTCGTCGTCACCACCCGCACGGAGCGCCCCGAGAGCCATGCCTGGCATCCGCTCGATCTGGCCGACCGGTCCTCGGTCGCCGCGTTCGCCCAGTGGTACGCCGAGCGGTCGGACTGCTTCGACCTGCTGGTCAACAGCGCCGGCGTCCACCTCGACCTCGGCTCCCGCTGGAGGACCCCGCAGCTCGTCGACGGCCACGAGATCCACTGGCGCACCAACTACCTCGGCACAGTCCAGCTCACCGCCGCCCTGCTCCCTGCGCTGCTAAGGTCGCCGGCCCCCTGCGTCCTCCACGTCGTCTCGCAGCTGCACGAGCGCGGCACCACCGACCAGCTCCTCGGCCAGCCGGTGCGCTACGACTCCTGGGCGTCCTACGGGACCTCGAAGCTGGGTCTGGTCCATCATGCCGCTCTCCTCGCCCAGCGGTACGGCGACCGCGGGCTGCGTGCGCTCTCGGTGCATCCCGGTGCGGTGTCGACCAATATCGCGAACCGTGGCCTGGAGACCCGGCCGCTGCTGCGCCGGCTCCGCAACCTGGGCCGCCCGCTGGAGCGACGGATGCTCATGTCGCCCGCCGCCTCGGCCACGCACCTGGTCCGACTCGCCACCGATCCGGACGCGGAGTCGGGCTACTACCACAAGGGCCGCCGCGCGGCCCCTTCGGCCGCTGCCGAGGACCTTCAGGCCCGCGCCACCCTGGCCGCGGTCACCGAGGAGTGGCTGGCTGCACGCTGA
- a CDS encoding LuxR C-terminal-related transcriptional regulator produces MAPVPLSGSVPQSGRADMRAGAIVRPRLLDLLEVDPAPVTVLQAPSGYGKTTLVRQWAAGPRPPEERLVWVALSAEVESDRAFWTTVVAAGCRLGHLSPERAGVVADDVDALDDPVPVLRDLLAGRAPVVLVVDAYEHARGATDQVDRDILRLTAELPNLRVVVTTRAATTLADPVHQVRDAVRLIGEQDLGFTPEETALLFAEHLPDDLGAAAADVHRDTRGYPLAIRAASLALRGRSRLPARDSAEWRAIVAQDLSSQMHDAALSEFVRDTAAAPYFDLELAQALTGLEDAGPVVDRLEWNGFGRWVPYLADRPVFQYVDSLREAVRGDLRAHDSDRYRRSAGTAATWLHDHDEHEQALELAVDAGRYELASRIFRSVLLSSPESYTTDHLDRQLARIPRTVLMRQPALAFARGLALLSNPATRGASAEYFLRAAEQTGEDWRGLDRGSSFFQRVAKSASLRFIGRYVEAAAAGRSALDFYDDIDIGDDDRLLELRAMGLRQLGYSLFQAGELEDAHAVVIRAITTATRPWARNYTLVYGLGLSAISGWGREAAYTAQLIDPAAWPRDHAYTYVNALGRIGNAMLRLDAFDFAGALAEYDGCESFVHTAEFWPFLTWTLLQAHLGLGEPAPESQRIADALQASPPPPGTGENFGTAALHGLLAIAWLSQGRTREAAQLLRRPTRWPGQLAPAQVLSRLTAGDAAGALHVVPRLEAVPGHSIRSRASLLTLGAAAALRAGHPDAAGALLDRAASLYAEHGARTHLLHVPGKDLEALRDLARHTGRTAASAYLDVDVVGTIDPGVEVVPLTAQEVTVLRASIDHPRRSDLAAALHLSPETVKSHMRSIYRKWG; encoded by the coding sequence ATGGCGCCCGTCCCCCTGAGCGGCTCCGTCCCCCAGAGCGGCCGTGCTGACATGCGCGCCGGTGCGATCGTGCGACCCCGCCTGCTCGACCTGCTCGAGGTCGACCCGGCACCGGTCACGGTGCTGCAGGCGCCGTCCGGCTACGGCAAGACGACCCTGGTCCGGCAGTGGGCCGCCGGCCCGCGACCTCCGGAGGAGCGGCTGGTCTGGGTCGCGCTGAGCGCGGAGGTCGAGTCCGACCGCGCCTTCTGGACCACCGTCGTCGCCGCCGGCTGCCGGCTCGGGCACCTCTCACCGGAGCGGGCGGGCGTGGTCGCCGACGACGTCGACGCGCTCGACGACCCGGTCCCGGTGCTGCGCGACCTGCTGGCCGGCCGGGCGCCGGTGGTGCTCGTCGTCGACGCCTACGAGCACGCGCGCGGCGCCACCGACCAGGTGGACCGCGACATCCTGCGGCTGACCGCGGAGCTGCCCAACCTGCGGGTCGTCGTCACCACGAGGGCCGCGACGACGCTGGCGGACCCGGTGCACCAGGTGCGCGACGCCGTCCGCCTGATCGGGGAGCAGGACCTCGGCTTCACCCCCGAGGAGACCGCGCTGCTGTTCGCCGAGCACCTGCCCGACGACCTGGGCGCCGCCGCGGCCGACGTCCACCGCGACACCCGCGGCTACCCGCTGGCCATCCGGGCGGCCAGCCTGGCGCTGCGGGGGCGGTCGCGGCTGCCGGCCCGCGACTCCGCCGAGTGGCGGGCGATCGTCGCGCAGGACCTGAGCTCGCAGATGCACGACGCGGCGCTCTCCGAGTTCGTGCGCGACACCGCCGCCGCGCCGTACTTCGACCTCGAGCTCGCCCAGGCCCTCACCGGTCTCGAGGACGCCGGCCCGGTCGTGGACCGGCTGGAGTGGAACGGCTTCGGGCGCTGGGTCCCCTATCTCGCCGACCGTCCCGTCTTCCAGTACGTCGACTCGCTGCGGGAGGCCGTCCGGGGCGACCTGCGGGCCCACGACTCCGACCGGTACCGCCGCAGCGCCGGCACCGCCGCGACCTGGCTGCACGACCACGACGAGCACGAGCAGGCGCTCGAGCTGGCCGTCGACGCCGGACGCTACGAGCTGGCCAGCCGGATCTTCCGCAGCGTGCTGCTGAGCTCGCCGGAGAGCTACACGACCGACCACCTCGACCGGCAGCTCGCCCGGATCCCGCGGACCGTGCTGATGCGGCAGCCGGCCCTGGCGTTCGCCCGGGGCCTGGCGCTGCTCAGCAACCCGGCCACCCGCGGCGCGTCCGCGGAGTACTTCCTGCGCGCCGCGGAGCAGACCGGCGAGGACTGGCGCGGCCTCGACCGCGGCTCGTCCTTCTTCCAGCGCGTCGCCAAGTCGGCGAGCCTGCGGTTCATCGGCCGGTACGTCGAGGCCGCCGCCGCGGGCCGCTCGGCGCTCGACTTCTACGACGACATCGACATCGGCGACGACGACCGGCTGCTCGAGCTGCGGGCGATGGGCCTGCGCCAGCTGGGCTACTCGCTCTTCCAGGCCGGCGAGCTGGAGGACGCGCACGCCGTCGTGATCCGGGCGATCACGACCGCGACCCGGCCCTGGGCGCGCAACTACACGCTCGTCTACGGCCTCGGCCTGTCGGCGATCAGCGGCTGGGGGCGCGAGGCCGCCTACACCGCGCAGCTCATCGACCCCGCCGCCTGGCCCCGCGACCACGCCTACACCTACGTCAACGCGCTCGGCCGGATCGGCAACGCCATGCTGCGGCTCGACGCCTTCGACTTCGCCGGCGCCCTCGCGGAGTACGACGGCTGCGAGTCCTTCGTCCACACTGCCGAGTTCTGGCCGTTCCTCACCTGGACGCTGCTCCAGGCCCACCTCGGCCTCGGCGAGCCCGCGCCGGAGAGCCAGCGGATCGCCGACGCCCTGCAGGCCTCACCGCCACCGCCCGGCACGGGGGAGAACTTCGGCACCGCCGCCCTGCACGGCCTGCTCGCCATCGCCTGGCTCTCCCAGGGGCGCACCCGCGAGGCCGCCCAGCTGCTGCGCCGGCCGACCCGCTGGCCCGGCCAGCTCGCGCCCGCCCAGGTGCTGAGCCGGCTGACCGCCGGCGACGCGGCCGGCGCGCTCCACGTCGTCCCCCGTCTCGAGGCGGTGCCGGGCCACAGCATCCGCTCCCGCGCCAGCCTGCTGACCCTCGGTGCCGCGGCGGCGCTGCGGGCCGGGCACCCGGACGCGGCGGGGGCGCTGCTCGACCGCGCCGCATCCCTGTACGCCGAGCACGGCGCCCGGACCCACCTGCTGCACGTCCCGGGCAAGGACCTCGAGGCGCTGCGGGACCTCGCCCGGCACACCGGCCGCACCGCGGCGTCGGCGTACCTCGACGTCGACGTGGTCGGCACCATCGACCCCGGCGTCGAGGTGGTCCCGCTGACCGCGCAGGAGGTGACGGTGCTCCGCGCGTCGATCGACCACCCGCGCCGCAGCGACCTCGCCGCGGCCCTCCACCTCTCCCCGGAGACGGTGAAGTCGCACATGCGCAGCATCTACCGCAAGTGGGGGTGA
- a CDS encoding DUF4031 domain-containing protein gives MTVYVDDMQLEAVVGPVDGVWSHLLSDLPGEAGRRELLDFAARLGIEARWIQNAGTATEHFDVTEPTRQRALALGAVPIRYGRAVAAITRAKRASRPGASGR, from the coding sequence GTGACCGTGTACGTCGACGACATGCAGCTGGAGGCCGTGGTCGGCCCGGTCGACGGCGTCTGGTCGCACCTGCTCTCCGATCTGCCCGGCGAGGCCGGGCGCCGCGAGCTGCTGGACTTCGCGGCGCGGCTCGGCATCGAGGCCCGCTGGATCCAGAACGCCGGTACGGCGACCGAGCACTTCGACGTCACCGAGCCGACCCGGCAGCGCGCGCTCGCGCTCGGCGCCGTACCGATCCGCTACGGCCGGGCGGTCGCGGCGATCACCCGCGCCAAGCGGGCCTCCCGACCCGGCGCTAGCGGCCGGTGA
- a CDS encoding amidohydrolase family protein, giving the protein MTDSTPTFPSHRREVSRPAVEVPHGAWDTAAHVYGDPARFPFASGPKPFLPDPDSTMAELMRIHATLGIERGVLVQATSYGADHGLLREALALGEGRYVGVAVLSDDVSDDTARELTAAGVVGCRINLPGWLNTPPTDEQVLRRIERIRVLGWNVALHVDATVLVERAALLRSIDDVDVCIDHLGHFSASIEEDHPAWDVLDDLLSKENWWIRLSNADRGSDESTAYLDMVPIIRRFAEMAPGRSVWGTDWPHVFYKKDRMVDDGTLLDLLAEALDPATFHDVLVEAPRRLYRSAT; this is encoded by the coding sequence ATGACCGACTCCACCCCGACCTTTCCCAGCCACCGGCGTGAGGTCTCCCGACCGGCCGTCGAGGTTCCGCACGGCGCCTGGGACACGGCGGCCCACGTGTACGGGGACCCGGCCCGCTTTCCCTTCGCATCCGGGCCCAAGCCGTTCCTGCCGGACCCGGACTCGACCATGGCAGAGCTGATGCGGATCCACGCGACCCTCGGGATCGAGCGCGGCGTACTGGTGCAGGCGACCAGCTACGGCGCGGACCACGGCCTCCTGCGCGAGGCCCTCGCCCTGGGCGAGGGCCGCTACGTCGGCGTCGCCGTCCTCTCCGACGACGTCAGCGACGACACGGCTCGCGAGCTGACCGCCGCGGGGGTCGTGGGCTGCAGGATCAACCTGCCCGGCTGGCTCAACACGCCCCCGACCGACGAGCAGGTCCTGCGGCGGATCGAGCGCATCCGCGTCCTGGGGTGGAACGTGGCCCTGCACGTCGACGCCACGGTCCTCGTCGAGCGTGCCGCGCTGCTCCGCTCGATCGACGACGTCGACGTCTGCATCGACCACCTCGGGCACTTCAGCGCGTCCATCGAGGAGGACCACCCGGCCTGGGACGTGTTGGACGATCTCCTGTCGAAGGAGAACTGGTGGATCCGGCTGTCGAACGCCGACCGCGGCTCGGACGAGAGCACGGCCTATCTGGACATGGTACCGATCATCCGTCGCTTCGCCGAGATGGCACCCGGCCGGTCCGTGTGGGGCACCGACTGGCCACACGTCTTCTACAAGAAGGACCGGATGGTCGACGACGGAACGCTGCTGGACCTTCTCGCCGAGGCGCTCGACCCGGCCACCTTCCACGACGTCCTCGTCGAGGCTCCGCGGCGCCTGTACCGCTCTGCCACGTGA
- a CDS encoding LLM class F420-dependent oxidoreductase, whose translation MRLGMIIDYSGGFAETVELLQEYERNGLDLIAMPEAYSFDAVSQLGYIAAKTERLELMSAIFQIYTRTPSLTAMTAAGLDFVSDGRFTLGLGASGPQVIEGFHGVRYDAPLGRTREVIEICRQVWKRQPVEFEGRYYDVPLTKEKGGSGLGKPLKLINHPVRSDIPISVAALGPKNVALVAELANGWQPLFFHPGKVDLAWGPSLEEGFAKRDASLGELDIQLQIAYHLGEPSPEALQAIRNQLALYVGGMGARDKNFYNQLACRYGYEAEAEEIQDLYLSGAKAEAAAAVPQELVDAVTLLGDEDAIRRQVGEFHAAGVRTFLLNPLAATDEEKVAQVRRLSEIVAEVTA comes from the coding sequence ATGCGGCTCGGCATGATCATCGACTACTCCGGCGGCTTCGCCGAGACCGTGGAGCTGCTCCAGGAGTACGAGCGCAACGGCCTCGACCTGATCGCGATGCCGGAGGCGTACTCCTTCGACGCGGTCAGCCAGCTGGGCTACATCGCCGCGAAGACCGAGCGGCTCGAGCTGATGTCGGCGATCTTCCAGATCTACACGCGCACCCCGTCGCTGACCGCGATGACCGCCGCGGGCCTGGACTTCGTCTCCGACGGCCGGTTCACGCTCGGCCTCGGCGCCAGCGGCCCCCAGGTCATCGAGGGCTTCCACGGCGTGAGGTACGACGCCCCGCTGGGCCGCACCCGCGAGGTGATCGAGATCTGCCGCCAGGTGTGGAAGCGGCAGCCGGTCGAGTTCGAGGGCAGGTACTACGACGTACCGCTCACGAAGGAGAAGGGCGGCTCCGGCCTCGGCAAGCCGCTCAAGCTCATCAACCACCCGGTGCGCAGCGACATCCCGATCTCGGTCGCCGCGCTGGGCCCGAAGAACGTCGCGCTCGTGGCCGAGCTCGCCAACGGCTGGCAGCCCCTGTTCTTCCACCCCGGCAAGGTCGACCTCGCGTGGGGACCCTCGCTGGAGGAGGGGTTCGCGAAGCGCGACGCGTCGCTCGGCGAGCTCGACATCCAGCTCCAGATCGCCTACCACCTCGGCGAGCCCTCGCCCGAGGCGCTGCAGGCGATCCGCAACCAGCTCGCCCTGTACGTCGGCGGGATGGGCGCGCGCGACAAGAACTTCTACAACCAGCTGGCCTGCCGCTACGGCTACGAGGCCGAGGCCGAGGAGATCCAGGACCTCTACCTCTCGGGAGCGAAGGCGGAGGCGGCTGCCGCCGTACCGCAGGAGCTGGTCGACGCCGTCACGCTGCTCGGCGACGAGGACGCGATCCGCCGCCAGGTCGGTGAGTTCCACGCCGCCGGCGTGCGCACCTTCCTGCTCAACCCGCTGGCCGCGACCGACGAGGAGAAGGTCGCGCAGGTACGCCGGCTCTCCGAGATCGTCGCGGAGGTCACGGCATGA
- a CDS encoding FAD-binding and (Fe-S)-binding domain-containing protein yields the protein MRPVSGLALEIQRHGAGDVSDDAAVLAAYSSDASLYRVPPAAVVFPRSVDEVAATLGAARELGLSVTARGAGTSVAGNAIGRGVIVDFSRHMDRVLSVDPEAESAVVQPGVVQAVLQQAAAPYGLRFGPDPSTSTRCTIGGMIGNDACGARSLAYGRTSHNVRGVRALLADGSPLTTGYGADGRPVAEAPGSDLLDRLRAVVAGDLATARTEFGTFGRHVSGMALEHLVPERGFDLTRTLVGSEGTLAVLTEATVRLVRAPEVAVMVVLGFPDFPTAGFATPEVLAFEPSACEGLDRRIVDVIRERRGPSAVPDLPAGDAWMFVELSGADPDDVRRRAELLAGAGLGVSALVVDDPGTADRLWKIRADGAGLAGRAPSGRPAWAGWEDAAVPPDRLGTYLTSFEELLAAHELTAMPFGHFGEGCLHVRMDFPFDRPDGPEAFRAFLTDAADLVTSLGGSLSGEHGDGRARSDLLPRMYSPAALSLMAAVKDVFDPAGLLNPGILVEPASSTADLRYSSTARLTKGLALAYSSDGGDFGQAVHRCTGVGKCRADNSGSGGVMCPSYQATKEEIHSTRGRARLLQEIVNGTSTTTWSSPEVHEALDLCLSCKGCASDCPTGTDMASYKAEVLHQTYRRKLRPRSHYSVGWLPRWARLGSAMPGFANRTMDVGPLRKMALKAAGVDTRRRMPAFARRTFRRSFTGAVGTGTPVVLFVDSFTNHFAPQVADAAVAVLRSAGYDPRITRQQECCGLPWISTGQLDGAARRLRGMVDALAGDARAGVPIVGVEPSCTAVLRHELRELVPGPDAAAVAEATTTLAELLSRTPGWTPPSLAGVRVVAQPHCHHHAVMGWRTDQALLEQAGATVEALAGCCGMAGNFGVEQGHYEVSLAVAEQNLLPAVRASAGDDSRVVLADGFSCRTQLDELAPDARPLHLAELLARAVSVQPATPR from the coding sequence TTGCGTCCCGTGTCCGGCCTCGCCCTCGAGATCCAGCGGCACGGGGCCGGCGACGTCAGCGACGACGCGGCCGTCCTCGCCGCCTACTCCTCCGACGCTTCGCTCTACCGCGTGCCGCCGGCGGCCGTGGTGTTCCCGCGCTCGGTCGACGAGGTGGCCGCGACCCTGGGCGCGGCGCGCGAGCTGGGGCTGAGCGTCACCGCGCGGGGAGCGGGTACGTCGGTGGCGGGGAACGCGATCGGGCGGGGCGTGATCGTCGACTTCAGCCGGCACATGGACCGGGTCCTGTCGGTGGATCCCGAGGCCGAGAGCGCGGTGGTGCAGCCGGGCGTGGTCCAGGCGGTACTGCAGCAGGCGGCGGCGCCGTACGGGCTCAGGTTCGGGCCGGACCCCTCCACCAGCACGCGCTGCACCATCGGCGGGATGATCGGCAACGACGCGTGCGGGGCGCGGTCGCTGGCGTACGGCCGGACCTCGCACAACGTGCGGGGCGTGCGGGCGCTGCTGGCCGACGGCTCGCCGCTGACGACGGGCTACGGCGCCGACGGCAGGCCGGTAGCCGAGGCTCCGGGGTCCGACCTGCTCGACCGGCTGCGGGCCGTGGTCGCGGGCGACCTGGCGACGGCGCGCACCGAGTTCGGCACCTTCGGCCGCCACGTCTCGGGCATGGCGCTGGAGCACCTCGTGCCCGAGCGCGGCTTCGACCTGACCCGCACGCTGGTCGGCTCCGAGGGCACGCTCGCCGTGCTCACCGAGGCGACAGTCCGGCTGGTCCGCGCGCCGGAGGTCGCGGTGATGGTCGTGCTCGGCTTCCCCGACTTCCCGACCGCCGGGTTCGCGACGCCGGAGGTGCTCGCCTTCGAGCCCTCGGCGTGCGAGGGCCTGGACCGCCGCATCGTCGACGTGATCCGGGAGCGGCGCGGGCCCTCGGCGGTGCCGGACCTGCCGGCGGGGGACGCCTGGATGTTCGTCGAGCTGTCGGGCGCCGACCCCGACGACGTACGACGCCGGGCGGAGCTGCTGGCCGGAGCCGGGCTCGGGGTCTCGGCGCTGGTGGTCGACGACCCGGGCACCGCCGACCGGCTCTGGAAGATCCGGGCCGACGGGGCCGGGCTCGCGGGGCGCGCGCCGTCGGGGAGGCCGGCGTGGGCGGGCTGGGAGGACGCCGCCGTACCGCCGGACCGGCTGGGCACCTATCTCACCTCCTTCGAGGAGCTGCTCGCCGCGCACGAGCTGACCGCGATGCCGTTCGGGCACTTCGGCGAGGGCTGCCTGCACGTGCGGATGGACTTCCCGTTCGACCGGCCCGACGGGCCGGAGGCGTTCCGGGCGTTCCTCACCGACGCCGCCGACCTGGTGACCTCGCTCGGCGGCTCGCTCTCCGGCGAGCACGGCGACGGCCGGGCGCGCAGCGACCTGCTGCCGCGGATGTACTCCCCCGCAGCGCTCTCGCTCATGGCCGCGGTCAAGGACGTCTTCGACCCGGCCGGCCTGCTCAACCCCGGCATCCTGGTCGAGCCCGCGTCCAGCACGGCCGACCTGCGCTACTCCTCGACGGCCCGGCTGACCAAGGGTCTCGCGCTCGCCTACTCCTCCGACGGCGGCGACTTCGGCCAGGCCGTGCACCGCTGCACCGGGGTGGGCAAGTGCCGCGCCGACAACAGCGGCTCGGGCGGCGTGATGTGCCCGTCGTACCAGGCGACGAAGGAGGAGATCCACTCCACCCGCGGTCGCGCGCGGCTGCTGCAGGAGATCGTCAACGGCACGAGTACGACGACCTGGAGCTCGCCCGAGGTGCACGAGGCGCTCGACCTGTGCCTGTCCTGCAAGGGCTGCGCGTCGGACTGCCCGACCGGCACCGACATGGCGTCGTACAAGGCCGAGGTGCTGCACCAGACCTACCGGCGCAAGCTGCGGCCGCGCTCGCACTACTCCGTCGGCTGGCTGCCCCGGTGGGCGCGGCTCGGCTCCGCGATGCCCGGCTTCGCGAACCGCACCATGGACGTCGGCCCCCTGCGGAAGATGGCGCTGAAGGCGGCGGGCGTCGACACGCGGCGCCGGATGCCGGCGTTCGCGCGGCGGACCTTCCGGCGGTCCTTCACGGGAGCGGTGGGGACGGGCACCCCGGTCGTGCTCTTCGTCGACTCGTTCACCAACCACTTCGCACCCCAGGTCGCCGACGCGGCGGTGGCGGTGCTGCGGTCGGCCGGGTACGACCCGCGGATCACCCGGCAGCAGGAGTGCTGCGGCCTGCCGTGGATCAGCACCGGCCAGCTCGACGGCGCCGCCCGCCGGCTGCGCGGGATGGTCGACGCGCTGGCCGGGGACGCCCGGGCGGGTGTCCCGATCGTCGGGGTCGAGCCGTCGTGCACCGCCGTGCTGCGCCACGAGCTGCGCGAGCTGGTTCCCGGGCCGGACGCCGCCGCCGTGGCCGAGGCGACGACGACGCTGGCCGAGCTGCTCTCCCGCACCCCGGGCTGGACGCCGCCCTCGCTGGCCGGGGTGCGCGTCGTCGCGCAGCCGCACTGCCACCACCACGCCGTGATGGGGTGGCGCACCGACCAGGCGCTGCTGGAGCAGGCCGGCGCGACGGTCGAGGCGCTGGCCGGCTGCTGCGGCATGGCCGGCAACTTCGGCGTGGAGCAGGGGCACTACGAGGTGTCGCTCGCCGTCGCGGAGCAGAACCTGCTCCCCGCCGTACGCGCCTCCGCCGGCGACGACAGCCGGGTGGTCCTCGCCGACGGCTTCTCCTGCCGCACCCAGCTCGACGAGCTCGCCCCCGACGCCCGGCCGCTGCACCTGGCCGAGCTGCTCGCCCGGGCTGTCAGCGTGCAGCCAGCCACTCCTCGGTGA